The nucleotide window CAAAGGTTATTCATTTTCGATCATACATGCTGCTTTGGATGAGACAGAGATTGAAAAAGAAGACGATGCTGAAATGGATGCATTGCGTATTCAAGGAGAAAAACTGCACAGCAAGTACAGTAAGCTTTCAGAACGTGAATACAGACAGAAGCTGAAGATGGCATTGTACCGCAAGGGATTTCCAATGGAAATGATCGATGAATTCATTTCCGAAAAAGAGAATGAGGAATAAAAAAATCATGACTGGCGTCATGATTTTTTCGATTCTATAACAATTTCGGGTTTTTCGAGATTATCGATAATGATTCCGGCCACTTCAGCAGCAGAACGAAACCTAGCCGGGTCTGCCACATGCTCGCTTTCATCCCAGAATGGAGTATTCATCCCGCCCATATAGGCAGCGACGAAACGGATGTCTGTTTCTTCGTACTCCTTCTGCAGGCTTTCGGTAAAGCCTCTGACGGCGAATTTGCTGGAACAATAGACAGCTTCATTCTTTTTCCCCCGTAGTCCGGCCGTCGAGACGATGTTCAGGACAAGGCCCTCATGATTCAGTTCAAGGTAGGGAAGGATGGCCTTCGTCATATGGATCGTTCCAAAAACATTTGTCTGGAACATTTCTTCGATTTCTGTATCGGAGCTTTCGGAGAACGGACCGAAGTATCCGAGGCCGGCATTATTTATGAGCCCGTACAATTCATGTTTTTTGCTAATCAACAACGCTTTCTCCTTGATATCCTCCAGATTGCGAAGGTCAAGCGTGAGTGCGGTGGCACTTCCCCCTGATTGTTCAATCTGCTCCTTGACGGCATTTAGTTTATCTTCTGTTCTTCCTGTCAAAATCATATGGTAATCCTGTTTGGCCAGCAGCAGTGAGA belongs to Mesobacillus sp. AQ2 and includes:
- a CDS encoding SDR family oxidoreductase is translated as MKAIIVTGAGTGLGKELSLLLAKQDYHMILTGRTEDKLNAVKEQIEQSGGSATALTLDLRNLEDIKEKALLISKKHELYGLINNAGLGYFGPFSESSDTEIEEMFQTNVFGTIHMTKAILPYLELNHEGLVLNIVSTAGLRGKKNEAVYCSSKFAVRGFTESLQKEYEETDIRFVAAYMGGMNTPFWDESEHVADPARFRSAAEVAGIIIDNLEKPEIVIESKKS